Proteins encoded by one window of Vigna radiata var. radiata cultivar VC1973A chromosome 5, Vradiata_ver6, whole genome shotgun sequence:
- the LOC106761390 gene encoding GDSL esterase/lipase At1g33811: MSTTAIFVRKLVVLKMKRLVLTLTWMLWLSLCGRCMSQVQPRLPPGQQVPCFFIFGDSLVDNGNNNGILTLARANYRPYGIDFPGGATGRFTNGRTYVDALAQLLGFPTYIPPHSRARGLELLRGANYASGAAGIRDETGSNLGAHTSMNDQVANFGNTVQQLRRFFRGDNDSLSSYLSKCLFFSGMGSNDYLNNYFMPDFYSTSSDFTVKAFASALLQDYSRQLSQLYSLGARKVIVTAVGQIGCIPYQLARFHGNSTRCNEKINNAILLFNSGLKKMVQNFNGGQLPGAKFVFLDFYQSSSDLSSNGASFGFDVIDKGCCGVGKNNGQITCLPMQQPCENREKYLFWDAFHPTELANILLAKASYSSQSYTYPINIQQLATQ; this comes from the exons ATGTCCACAACAGCCATTTTTGTCAGAAAATTGGTGGTGCTTAAGATGAAGCGTTTGGTTTTGACATTGACATGGATGTTGTGGCTGAGCCTATGTGGCAGATGCATGTCTCAGGTGCAGCCACGGCTTCCTCCGGGCCAACAGGTGCCATGCTTCTTCATATTTGGTGACTCATTGGTTGACAATGGAAACAACAATGGAATCCTAACTCTTGCCAGGGCCAACTACAGGCCTTATGGCATTGACTTCCCGGGTGGTGCCACTGGTCGCTTCACCAATGGCAGAACTTATGTTGATGCCTTAG CTCAGCTTCTGGGTTTCCCTACATATATTCCTCCACACTCAAGAGCAAGGGGTTTGGAACTTCTAAGAGGAGCTAACTATGCATCTGGAGCAGCAGGCATTAGAGACGAAACAGGGAGTAACCTT GGTGCTCATACTTCAATGAATGACCAAGTCGCAAACTTTGGCAACACAGTGCAGCAGCTGAGAAGGTTCTTCAGAGGAGACAATGACTCACTTAGTAGCTACCTAAGCAAATGTCTATTCTTTTCAGGGATGGGAAGCAATGATTACCTGAATAACTACTTCATGCCAGATTTTTATTCAACTAGCTCAGATTTTACTGTTAAAGCTTTTGCATCTGCCCTTCTTCAAGATTACTCTCGCCAGCTATCT CAATTATATtcactaggagcaagaaaagtGATTGTTACAGCAGTTGGTCAAATTGGCTGCATACCATATCAGTTAGCCCGTTTTCATGGTAACAGCACCAGATGCAATGAAAAAATCAACAATGCCATCTTGCTATTTAACTCCGGCCTTAAGAAAATGGTTCAAAACTTCAATGGAGGGCAGCTTCCAGGAGCAAAGTTTGTGTTCCTTGATTTTTATCAAAGCAGTTCAGACTTATCTTCAAATGGAGCATCATTTG GATTTGATGTGATAGACAAGGGTTGCTGTGGAGTTGGCAAGAACAATGGACAAATTACCTGCCTTCCAATGCAACAACCATGTGAAAATCGTGAGAAGTACTTGTTCTGGGATGCTTTCCACCCCACTGAGCTGGCCAATATTTTACTAGCGAAGGCATCATACAGTTCACAATCATACACTTATCCCATTAATATTCAACAATTGGCAACCCAGTAA